A section of the Acidobacterium capsulatum ATCC 51196 genome encodes:
- a CDS encoding LutC/YkgG family protein, producing MTQSEARAEILARIQSAVKGNDDRYEPEDSPANYRRAGTLTLPERLDLFLERLREYDAQVMSVKAGDVASTIAGVLREADEAALPWVVADGFPAEWLARSPAVMPESEAGVDELDRCAGVVTACSVGIAVTGTLVLRHGAGEGRRRTSLIPDRHLCVVRASQVVETVPEAFARLADAATEPLTLISGPSATADIEMTRIRGVHGPRQLYVTLVLE from the coding sequence GTGACGCAGAGTGAAGCGCGCGCGGAGATTCTGGCGCGCATTCAAAGCGCGGTGAAAGGTAACGATGACCGTTACGAACCGGAAGACAGCCCAGCCAACTACCGAAGAGCCGGGACTTTGACGCTGCCAGAGCGGCTGGATCTATTTCTGGAGCGGCTGCGCGAGTATGACGCGCAGGTAATGAGTGTGAAGGCGGGTGATGTGGCTTCGACTATTGCCGGAGTGCTGCGGGAGGCGGACGAGGCGGCGCTGCCCTGGGTGGTGGCCGATGGCTTCCCTGCCGAGTGGCTGGCCAGGAGCCCGGCGGTTATGCCCGAGAGCGAGGCAGGCGTGGACGAGCTGGACCGCTGCGCGGGCGTGGTGACGGCTTGCTCCGTGGGCATTGCGGTGACGGGCACGCTGGTGCTGCGGCACGGCGCGGGGGAAGGACGGCGGCGCACGTCGCTGATTCCTGACCGGCATCTTTGCGTGGTGCGGGCCTCGCAAGTGGTGGAGACGGTTCCGGAAGCCTTTGCACGGCTGGCGGATGCTGCCACCGAGCCCCTGACGCTGATTTCCGGTCCGTCAGCCACGGCCGATATTGA